TCTGTCATCTAGCTCAACAAGTACTCTGGTATCCAGTTTTTTAAGCACTCCGTCATCCAGTTCTTCCATTAGTCCTTGCTCCAGCCCATCCACAAGAACTTTTCTTCTAGCAGTACAAGCGGTTAaaaatttttgttggtttatgCATTGCTATAGATAATCTTAGATTATATTACAACATTCTAATCTGATGAATGTAGTACCTCTTTACACTCTTAAATTTTTGTAGGAAAGTACCTCGAACAAGCTCTAGAAGTtgaattgttaataaaattagaattatgGGGATAGACACATTATATGTACTTGTGCTTACAATTACGAATGTATTAAGCATCTAGCAAAGAAAACTCgcaaattctttaaattcaaGAACAATGTTCTCAAAATcaaagaatattattttaactccaggtaaataaaatttgaaaacacaCTACTTAATCACGTTataatctttattattattttttttttttctttgtgttcGCGTAAAAGTTTTGGCGTAAGGCTAAAACACTTTTTGAAGGTAATCGACATATCGGAAATTATTTTGACTGTTCTCATCAATTAAGTTGTTTGATAATTTGTGGGATGCGTACAGATCTGACTGTTatcaattatgttttaatttcatGACGCCATGAACCTAAGTATTTTAATCTGaatcaaattcaataattgaGTTGATGCGCTATGGATGAATATATTTAGTCAGTAGTtttaaaactctttttttctatttaattattatattcttctCCTTGTATACATTAACAACGTAAACTGGACATATTTCCTTTGGAGTCTGCAAACTCTTCCATAAATACAATTAGTATAACACTTTGCTTTATGcttattgttttcaaaataaattcactTATGCTAACAAGCCGGGCTGTCGCTTAATAATAGAAACTTTCCACTAGCTAATAGCCTCTAacgcaaatataaatataaagatcTGTTTTGTGCTTCTCTCAAATTGGGAGTTGGACGACAGACACAAAGTCGCTATTGAAACAACTggttatatttatgtataattgagacttttttaagaaaaagatCAGGtaatttttctataaatagCTTAAACCTTTCATAATCTAATCATTTAGAAACTTAACCATGCGTTTTACATTGGCTTTATTCATCGCTCTCGTCAGCTGCCTGGTCGTTGCTAGATGCGCGGACACCACCTCCTCGGATACTTCCTCCGCCTCATCATCGGATCTGTCCAGCAACTCTACTTCTTTGAACTCCACTTCCTCAGAAACCACTGTTTCGGAATCCCCACGTCCTTTACTTAAGGGTCGACTTCACATCGGTGTCATTATTAACAATCGTTTTCACCGCGGTTAGTAGACCTGGaacgaaattgaattaaacgaTAATATTGCAATACAAgcataattaaatagttttactACAAATTCTTATGGAATCAATAAATCTAGATGATATGtgtgtaaattgaattaaataaattgagtaAGTTTTTCGTCTATTTCATGCTATGCTCAGCACGCTTTAGATGATTAACAATATCTGACATCAATGTCGCAAATCTGAAGCAAACCCATATTgaagcattttttttatttaaaaattcctgCCATAGACAATTTATAAAACGATATTATaatgatattttatatatttcgatTAGATGGAGTCCTAGACTTTAAAAGCATATTTCTGAATCATAAAGCTACTTCGCTGTTTTCCTTGTGTTCGGTTATTAGCTTTTGGCAGCTTAAATATTCGGATCTCTTTGTTGGATAAATGCCATTCACAATATTCGCCACAAATCCCATAGCTTTTGGTTCTCCCAAAATATGGTCATACTGCTAACCCTTTGAATGGTATCAACTATATCGTCTACCAATCTTTCCATCAGCCCTTTAACGAGAAGTCTCGTTAGCCCTGAAATACTTCAGTTCTAGCACCAGAAACACATTTACAGTGGTGGAAAGACGTCGTctattaaacataatttctCGCTGGAAAACTCAGAATCGACGCTAAAGACCCAGATTCGCAACAAATCAACAGCTCTTACAATCCAGCTATGAAAAGCTAGTATGGTATATAGCGAAGTGGCTTTATGATTGAGGAGAATACTCTTAAAGTCAAAGACTCCTTGTaatcaaaaaattacaaaaatatatagcgATGTTAAATTTCTGTGTAACGcctatcaattatttttaatttataaaatttcctCAAAGCCACAAGCTCAActcttttaataaattgactAAGCCTGACAATAAACGACCATCTCTTAAAATTAATAGTAATTGATAGTTCCATTAAACTGTTGTTTGCTATAATCGCTAAGGATACATAGATCACTACGAAGCAGAAGAGAATTTTTTGTGAGTTCTCGTACTAGATGTTTTGTATGAATGAAAAGGTATTTTCCTTATGTTCGGTTATTAATTCTTTGGCAGCTCGAATATTGAGATCTATCTGTTTGAAGAAATTGCCATTCACAATATTCGCAATCAATCCCAACGCTTTCGGTTCTTATACAATATGGTCACACTATCccattgaattatttttgccAACAAGTTCTAATGTCCACTTCAGACtagaaatgtttttaaatgacagaacaaaaattttaaacaacggGAAAAAAGTCTAATAatggaaatattattatattgctAGAAAATCTTGTGTCGGTCGTGTGATTccattatttggtattttttaatacttgtggaaaatcaaataattgttttgggttttttatTCAGGTTTACAATGAACTTCACATCGACGTTCGACACAgaatgtaaaagaaaatattttattctgaattgtttatttgatGCGCCTTTAATGAATAAAGTTAGTCAGTAGACCAAGATTTAAAAGTACAATTACTACGTTTTTCCACATGTTTTCATTAACAACACCATCAGCACATTCCATCCATTGAAGTGTGCGAACTTATTTGGCACTTGGCTCAtgccttttgttttataaaataatatcacTAAGGCAAATAAACCAATCTGTAACCAATAGAAACGATTCAAGAACGAAAAGTtcccaaaataaataaactataaatataaatatctgttttgcaatttgtcCAAATTGGGAGTTGGCCAAAAGATCAACAACGCAACTTAATGACTGAGATATAGCATTACATAAAATCGAACAAAAAGTCGCTATTGAAACAACTGGTTATATTCATAAACAGTTGGGACCGTATTACGTAAAATATCAAGGCATTCTGCTATAAAAGGCTTGTAACTTTCACAATCTAATCATTAAGAAGCTTAACCATGCGTTTTACATTGGCACTAGTGATCGCTTTCGTCGGCTGCCTGGTCGTTGTTCGATGCGCCACCTCGGATCCTACAGGTAGTGCAGATCCGACCTCTTCAGATCCTTCGCCGACCACTTCAGATCCTTCCCCGACCACTTCAACTCCTACTACTTCGACGTCCACTTCAGATCCTAGTACATCGCCGACCACTTCAACTCCTACAACTTCGACGTCCACTACAGATCCTAGTACATCGACATCCACTTCGTCTAACAGCACTACTTCGTCTAACAGCACCTCGACTGCATCAACAGAGGCTGAAAGACTTAAGCTTTTGGAAATTCTTGAACTCGTGAAAGAACGCAAGAAGGaggcagcaaatgcaaaacgtCGTGTAGTTGTAGTCAAGGTCGTCGAACCTCGCACCGTTGTGAAGAAGAAGGCTGAAGTAGTGGTCACAAGAAGGATCGTTCGTCGTGGCTGAAGAACCTAGACGGAAGTctaagatttaaaaaaagcacattgatttgaataaaatgctAATAGATCAAgcacaatttaattgttttactaTATACTCATATAGATGAGTCCAAAGGTATCtttaaaatagaacaaaaaaacGCTTAAATACGTTTTCAGCAGCAAGACTTCATTGGTCGAGTAgtatatagtaaaataaaagcCATCTAAGTaatacgtatacgtgataattcaatttattattataaatctCATGActcaaatgtatgtatatacatacctTTTTAATAGATATACGTATATGATACATGTACTAAAAACTGTTTatatcatttcaattaatttccgTAGACatagtttcaaaattaatgtaatctacgtatacgtaatatgttAGTGTGGCGGACTTTTTTTCTAGACAAATGTTAGTGTGAAATTTATTACTATTCGAGTTTATACCTGAAATCGGCAATGCTTCTTTTTCCATTGGATGTCAATGATTTAACTATTACCTTAGCATCTGCTTGAACATTTGGTCTTCTTTTAATTGcggaatatttaaaatatgcgcAACAtatgttttcaaatatttgctttgtaaataaattaaaccaACGCAATATTAATAACCACACTTCAGCACAAAAATAGAGGGAGTAGAAATCTACCATTCTAGCACTTCTCCACTGagtaaacaaattcaataaatagctctcaaattatattattatctttGGGATTTGGTCAATAGATCAACGTAGCAAACTATGGAATCTGGGAAATTCCCTATTGAAACAGCTGGTTATAgcacaatttttcatttcgatgAGTATCGTATTCTGGTATATAAGCCAGCCATCTTTCTCAATCCAATCATTAAGAAACTTAAAAATGCGCTTTGCCTTGGTTTTAGTTTTTGCTCTTGTCAGCGGCCCGATCGTTGCAAGATGCGCCACAGCGCCTGCCGCCTCAACCAGCCCGACATCCAGTTCGTCAACAAGTCCAACAAGTTCTTCTTCTACTCCGGCAGCCAGCTCTTCTACAAGTCCTACCAGCAGTTCGTCTTCAACCAGTCCTACTTCCAGCAGCTCATCAACCGCCACCACGACCACAGCACCAGCTACCACTACTACTACCGCTAGCAGTACCacaagctcaagctcaagctcaagcaCGAGCACAACCACATTTACGGCAGCCGAAAGAAGACGCTTGTTGAGAAGAATTGCTCGCTTGAGAGCTGATCGTCGCCGCTTGAGATTGCGTCTTCGTGAACGATCAAGAGGTTGCAGAACCGTTGTTCGCAGATCTCGCAGCGATAATACAAGTGGTTCAACTGGTACAAGACGTCTAGTACGTCTACGCAGAGGTAGACTCAATCGCCGCGGTTGAACAAGTTACGAACATTGTCATTTTTaatggaataaaatataaataatgcaagCATAATAATCATGATTTATTTATCGATTTTTGCTATGGATgttcataaaaaaaagctaTTATCATCTCGAACTGCTTATTGTTCTTCATTACACTCTTAATCGTAGAAATGTATATGCTCAAGTGTGCTCTTAAAGTTGAATTGACAACAATCACAATTGTTGAACGGAAACAAAAGAGTCGTGCATACAATTACGTATGCTTATTGTGGCACATCCGGCAGAGAAAACAGCATGTACCAAAATCCGTATGAGGCTCATTAGAAAAGTTTTTTGGTCATGGAGGCAGAGCAACCAGAATTgaccataaaataaattgaagtcggcaacaaaaagcaaacaaatgaattcGAGTGAAACAGGTGGAACAAAAAGCATAACAACTGCAGCGTGACAAACAATGGGACAGTTTGAAATGGGTTCAGGGATGGCATGTAATGCTCCTGTTCTCCTGGTCATGTGTCAATGTAGcggacgacaacgacaacgacgaggAAACCGTCGTGTAGAGGTCGAGTTCTATTGCGACAGCGACGGCGGCTCCCCTGGGTGGCAGAGAGGCGATAAGAACAACGAACTGCGATAGtgtcacaaaacaaataagttgCCTAAAAACCGcaaaaccaacagcaacaaactggacacgacacgacacggcaacaacaacaacaacaacagctatgACCACTAATGTTCAACCGCACACAAataaagagatagagagcaaACATATAgggacatacatacatatacacctAGAGAGAAAGAAGAGGGATTGGAAAGGGTTATCAGGGGATGTCACGCGGTTGCAATTGCATTGTCAAAGTTTTATAGGCTCATGGAAAATGCTGAGCTTTTTCTTTAAAGTTGAAACAATTAAGTTGAAAGTAGCGAGTAGAATTAGTAGAAAATTAGTTGCTATTAGCAAGTTGGAttagaaacatttttaaaaaggATCTAAAacccataaaaaaaatattcaaattatatgtCGATTACAATTACTCAAATGACTGCAGCGAGTTGATGTCATCTATAGTAACGAGTGACTGTTAAAAAATAGCAACATCTCCATACAACAAACTGTGAATTAGAAGActtatattctatttatatatttaaagcgCCGGCAGAAGATGAAAGTAAAATAAGAACTCAATCTGAGGAGTAGTTATTAGCGAGTTGGTTTAGtgaaaagtaataaataattaaattaaatatctaTGACAACTGCGTATAGGCTATATATTTCAAGATTTCCTTTCAATAAAtagacaataaataaatttgcgaTGTATActgtaaatttaaaacaaaaagtaaagaggcaatactttaaatttcactacctaaacacacaaaagaaaaggGAAAACCAGTGTGTCACTCCATTGAAGTCGCACTGTCAACGATTTATTAGCACTTTCTTTAAGACTTAAAACGGTGTACTCTTAACCGGCGAGTAGTGCGTGAAACGGCGAGTGAGAGTGACGAGTGGCGAGTGCTGCACTTTAATGGCATTGCCTACTTTGAGGCGCACACAATTTTTGAAGTGCtctgtaaatattttctaataaattttgcaCTCCCATTAGGAGGCGACCCTAGCAAACGACAGCCTAAGATTTCATTACGTTGCACTCAAGTGTTTCCTGCCAGTCTGCCCTGGTCTGGCCTGGCCTGGCCTTTCTGTTGACTGGCTCCGCCCACGTAATGAAAATTCTTCCTACGTAATTAGCAATGCTGCTGTGCAGTAAGAGGAGAAGAGAACAGAGTGGAGAGCGGAGAGCGGAGCTTGGATGGCGGCATTGCCGGGGTTTCAAGTATTTGAGAGTGTTTTTAATACGCATCAACAAAAGTGGGCAATGCCAGCAGCGAGGCGTGGAACGTTGGCAGAggtgtcgttgccgttgtcgttgttgagCTGCTCCATTCACACTTGACATATGCAAATGTGCACTTTAAATGGATTTATATTGTACGTGGCCTGCCATTAGCCTCAAtgtgctttcttttttgtggGTCGGCGTGGTCGTCAATTTCTAGTCTAGTAATTAAAGCCAAGAGACGAGCAATTTAAACAGCGGACATTGTGATTGAAATACTCACACATCTAATGGGTCACAATGCAGTCacaatcaacaacagcagcagcagcggcagctcaTTGTCtgcattcaaattatttacacATTATCTGCAGCAGGCAGCCAAAAGGCAACACTAAGATCTCTCCAGGGCATGTCATCCAGACAGTCAGAGAAACAGAGAATGGGCGACTGAgcattgttattttaatagtttaagTAACCATAATATGTTGAgtactttttaataaacttgaaacatgagcaaatgttttgtttgtgcgcGTGCGGCACAAGGACACCAGGGACCTGGGACCAGGAACAAGCAACCAGGAACCAGGCAACCTCTACTACAAGTGTCTACAGCACAGGCCAAGATTTATGCAAaccaaaatgttgccaaaaattacaatttaatggaGTAGACACT
This is a stretch of genomic DNA from Drosophila albomicans strain 15112-1751.03 chromosome 3, ASM965048v2, whole genome shotgun sequence. It encodes these proteins:
- the LOC117566522 gene encoding uncharacterized protein LOC117566522; this encodes MRFTLALVIAFVGCLVVVRCATSDPTGSADPTSSDPSPTTSDPSPTTSTPTTSTSTSDPSTSPTTSTPTTSTSTTDPSTSTSTSSNSTTSSNSTSTASTEAERLKLLEILELVKERKKEAANAKRRVVVVKVVEPRTVVKKKAEVVVTRRIVRRG
- the LOC117569970 gene encoding protein new-glue 1-like, whose protein sequence is MRFALVLVFALVSGPIVARCATAPAASTSPTSSSSTSPTSSSSTPAASSSTSPTSSSSSTSPTSSSSSTATTTTAPATTTTTASSTTSSSSSSSTSTTTFTAAERRRLLRRIARLRADRRRLRLRLRERSRGCRTVVRRSRSDNTSGSTGTRRLVRLRRGRLNRRG